Genomic segment of Mycoplasmopsis edwardii:
CAATGTTTGAACAAATAGTATTAAAAAAATATTTGGACTTATACACCAAATATTTTTTATATTTTGTTATGAAATTTTATTTTATAACCTTAAGTACTGGTTCTTCCATTGTTGCAACTTCTTCGCTCACAAATAATGAGTCAATATTTGATGCATTGCTTTCAGGTAAGATTGTCACAATAACATCGGATGAGAAATTATTAGCTCTAATTTTAGCTAGGTCAACTTCAACAAAACCATCACCTTTTTTAACTTCATCACCTATGTTAACTTTTTCAGTAAAACCATCACCTTGCATTTTTACAGTATCAATACCAATGTGAATAAATACTTTTAAACCATTTTTGCTTTCAAATACATATGCATGTTTAGTTGGAAACATAACTTCTAATT
This window contains:
- a CDS encoding PTS sugar transporter subunit IIA; this translates as MEVFSVYPGKIKELAKVNDLAFSSESMGKGFAVEFSNADTKVLLKAPISGKLEVMFPTKHAYVFESKNGLKVFIHIGIDTVKMQGDGFTEKVNIGDEVKKGDGFVEVDLAKIRANNFSSDVIVTILPESNASNIDSLFVSEEVATMEEPVLKVIK